Proteins co-encoded in one Brassica oleracea var. oleracea cultivar TO1000 chromosome C4, BOL, whole genome shotgun sequence genomic window:
- the LOC106340647 gene encoding uncharacterized protein LOC106340647 yields the protein MGGVMQKFLVASMFMWILPVAILYGFNNDLLPGSTTLSPHSLTLLSGFLAVVSVNVVIVFYICLALKEPTDKHKPDASFVADAKDSVKKLTSGVPSTDPALKKQE from the exons ATGGGTGGGGTTATGCAGAAGTTCCTAGTTGCATCAATGTTCATGTGGATTCTTCCTGTTGCCATATTATACGGATTCAACAATGATTTGCTTCCTG GTTCAACGACATTGTCTCCACATTCTCTAACACTACTGAGTGGATTTCTTGCTGTGGTATCAGTCAATGTAGTGATTGTCTTCTACATCTGCCTGGCCCTGAAAGAACCTACAGATAAACACAAGCCAGACGCATCGTTTGTCGCAGATGCCAAAGATAGTGTGAAGAAATTGACATCAGGAGTCCCAAGTACTGACCCGGCACTCAAGAAACAAGAGTAA
- the LOC106342571 gene encoding importin beta-like SAD2, protein MDLPSLALILRAAALSPNPDERKASEQQLNQLQHTPQHLVRLLQIVVDGNCDMAVRQIASIQFKNFIAKNWAPVDSGEQPRILQSDKELVRDNILVYVTQVPTLLRSQLGECLKTIIYADYPEQWPRLLDWVKYNFQNQQIYGALFVLRILSRKYEFKSDEERTPVSRIVEETFPVLLTIFNGLIQIENPSLEIAEFMKLICKIFWSSIYLELPKQLADPNVFNAWMLLFLTVSERPVPVEGQPMDPELRKSWGWWKVKKWTVHILNRLYSRFGDPKLQTLENKPFAQMFQKTYAGRILEGHLNFLNTIRLGGYIPDRVTNLLLQYLSNSISKNSMYSLLLPRLDVLLFEIVFPLMCFNDSDQKLWEEDPHEYVRKGYNIIEDLYSPRTASMDFVNELVQKRGKENLPKFVQFVVGIFRSYDEAPAEHKPYRQKDGAMLAVGALCDKLKKTEPYKSELEHMLVQHIFPEFSSPAGHLRAKAAWVAGQYAHINFSDQNNFRKALHSVVSGMRDPDLPVRIDSVFALRSFVEACKDLNEIRPILPQLLDEFFKLMNEVENEDLVFTLETIVDKFGEEMAPFAFGLCQNLAAAFWRCLNTSEAGDDSDDMGALAAVGCLRAISTILESVSSLPQLFVEIEPTILPIMQKMLTTDGHDVFEEVLEIASYMTFYSPTISLDIWSLWPLLVEALVDWAIDFFPNILVPMDNFISRGTAHFLTCKEPDYQQSLFNVLSTLMTDRNIEDSDVESAPKLIEVVFQNCKGQVDQWVEPYLRLTVDRLQRAETSYLKSLLIQVVANMLYYNPALTLGVLHNTGLGSTVFDLWFQMLQQKKKSGLAANFKREHDKKVCCLGLTSLLAFPGGQFPDEALQRVFRATLDLLVAYKNQIAEAAKEAEVDYENEMNGLDSDDEDDDDGSDGEMGMDDTEDGDEAESMRLKKLAAQAKSYGYDDEDEDDDDSDDGSDDDDEFQSPIDEVDAFVFFVDAIRVMQASDAQRFQNLNQSLDFTYQAIANGIAQHAEVRRVEIEKEKQKKAAEAAGAPVPAI, encoded by the exons ATGGATCTGCCTAGCCTCGCTTTGATCCTCCGAGCCGCCGCCCTAAGCCCCAATCCCGATGAACGGAAAGCTTCCGAGCAGCAGCTCAATCAG TTGCAGCACACGCCGCAGCATTTGGTGAGATTATTGCAGATAGTCGTGGATGGAAACTGTGACATGGCGGTGCGTCAGATCGCTAGTATTCAGTTCAAGAACTTCATTGCTAAGAACTGGGCACCTGTTGATTCTG GAGAGCAGCCGAGGATATTGCAAAGCGACAAAGAGTTGGTGAGGGACAACATCCTCGTCTACGTCACCCAAGTTCCAACCTTACTCAG ATCACAACTTGGAGAGTGCCTCAAGACAATTATTTATGCTGACTACCCAGAACAATGGCCACGTCTTCTGGATTGGGTGAAGTACAACTTTCAGAATCAACAGATTTATGGAGCTTTGTTTGTGTTGCGGATACTCTCTAGAAAATATGA GTTCAAGTCAGATGAGGAGAGAACACCAGTTTCCCGCATTGTGGAGGAGACATTTCCTGTACTTCTGACTATTTTTAATGGGCTTATTCAGATAGAAAATCCGTCACTGGAGATAGCAGAATTTATGAAGCTGATATGCAAAATATTTTGGTCATCCATATAT CTGGAGCTCCCAAAGCAATTAGCTGATCCAAACGTATTCAATGCATGGATGCTTCTGTTTTTAACTGTTTCCGAACGTCCTGTTCCAGTTGAAGGCCAACCTATGGACCCGGAACTTAGAAAATCTTGGGGCTGGTGGAAGGTCAAGAAGTGGACAGTGCACATCTTAAACAGGCTCTACAGTCG ATTTGGAGACCCAAAACTTCAGACTCTAGAAAACAAACCTTTCGCCCAGATGTTTCAAAAGACTTATGCAGGCAGAATTTTGGAAGGGCACCTAAATTTTCTGAATACTATTCGTCTTGGAGGCTATATTCCTGACAGAGTTACTAATCTTCTCCTTCAGTACTTAAGTAACAG CATTTCGAAGAATAGCATGTACAGCTTGCTGCTGCCTCGGCTGGATGTTCTGCTTTTTGAGATTGTTTTCCCTCTAATGTGCTTTAACGACTCTGATCAAAAACTTTGGGAGGAAGACCCACATGAGTATGTGCGGAAAGGTTACA ATATCATTGAAGACTTGTACAGTCCGCGAACAGCGTCTATGGATTTCGTAAATGAATTGGTTCAAAAACGTGGGAAAGAGAACCTCCCAAAGTTTGTTCAGTTTGTTGTAGGGATCTTCCGGAG TTATGACGAAGCTCCTGCCGAACATAAACCCTACCGTCAAAAAGATGGTGCTATGCTTGCTGTTGGAGCTCTTTGTGATAAACTGAAAAAAACGGAGCCCTATAAATCTGAACTAGAGCATATGTTGGTGCAACATATTTTTCCTGAATTCAGTAGTCCAGCTGGACATCTTAGAGCAAAG GCCGCATGGGTAGCCGGACAATATGCCCATATCAACTTCTCAGACCAGAACAACTTTCGTAAAGCATTGCACAGTGTTGTTTCGGGAATGCGCGATCCTGATCTCCCTGTCCGTATTGATTCAGTTTTTGCATTACGTTCATTTGTTGAGGCGTGCAAGG ATTTGAATGAGATACGTCCAATCCTCCCTCAGTTACTTGATG AATTTTTCAAACTCATGAATGAGGTAGAGAATGAAGACCTTGTTTTTACGCTGGAGACCATTGTCGATAAGTTCGGTGAGGAGATGGCTCCTTTTGCTTTTGGATTATGCCAAAATCTG GCAGCTGCATTTTGGAGGTGCTTAAACACGTCAGAAGCCGGTGATGATTCGGATGACATGGGAGCTTTAGCTGCTGTTGGTTGTTTGCGTGCCATAAGTACAATCCTTGAATCTGTTAGCAGTCTTCCTCAGCTGTTTGTTGAGATAGAACCAACGATACTTCCAATAATGCAGAAAATGTTGACCACTGATGGCCACG ATGTATTTGAAGAAGTTCTGGAGATTGCATCATACATGACTTTTTATTCACCTACCATATCCTTGGACATATGGAGTCTCTGGCCATTATTGGTGGAAGCATTGGTCGATTGGGCAATTGATTTCTTTCCAA ATATTTTGGTTCCGATGGACAACTTTATATCAAGAGGAACTGCTCATTTCCTCACTTGCAAGGAGCCCGACTACCAGCAAAGTCTATTTAATGTTCTTTCAACT CTCATGACCGACAGAAACATAGAAGACAGTGATGTTGAATCTGCTCCAAAGCTTATTGAAGTTGTTTTCCAGAATTGCAAAGGACAGGTGGATCAGTGGGTCGAACCTTATCTCCGACTCACAGTTGATCGGTTACAACGAGCGGAGACTTCCTACTTAAAGTCGCTTCTTATACAAGTG GTAGCAAACATGCTTTACTACAATCCAGCTTTAACACTTGGTGTATTGCATAACACTGGTCTTGGTTCAACTGTGTTTGATCTCTGGTTCCAAATGTTGCAACAAAAGAAAAAGAGTGGCCTGGCAGCAAATTTTAAAAG GGAACATGATAAAAAGGTTTGCTGCTTGGGTTTGACTTCATTACTTGCATTCCCGGGTGGTCAATTCCCCGACGAAGCTCTGCAGCGTGTTTTCAGGGCAACACTTGATCTTCTTGTTGCTTATAAGAATCAGATAGCTG AAGCAGCAAAGGAGGCAGAAGTAGATTATGAGAATGAGATGAATGGACTCGATAGTGATGACGAGGATGATGATGATGGGTCTGATGGCGAGATGGGGATGGATGATACTGAGGACGGAGATGAAGCAGAAAGCATGAGACTGAAGAAGTTAGCTGCACAG GCAAAGTCCTACGGATATGATGATGAAGATGAAGATGACGATGATTCTGATGATGGTAGCGATGACGACGATGAGTTCCAGTCACCCATCGATGAAGTGGACGCCTTTGTATTCTTTGTCGACGCAATTAGAG TTATGCAGGCATCAGATGCGCAGAGGTTTCAGAACCTTAACCAGTCACTGGACTTCACTTATCAGGCGATTGCAAACGGAATAGCACAACACGCAGAGGTGAGAAGAGTGGAGATCGAGAAGGAGAAGCAAAAGAAGGCAGCAGAAGCCGCTGGCGCTCCTGTTCCTGCTATATGA
- the LOC106337254 gene encoding histone-lysine N-methyltransferase ATX1 isoform X1, with product MACVADESQIEIDIHGRHVEAPSRYVYSVASSSSSCNVAVGSHSLMSKKVKARKLPMVERFDVESSGGVSDNGDCCHRDDYKLLRPEIVRVYCRRRKRSPRESGDAESLKLDERNQKRRRIGEDSSGLRSGLRGCSGDKQNGASRRKGSSVKNQDKVSIASGSTRRWLRLSYDGVDHKSFVGLQCKVFWPLDASWYTGSIVEYSVERKRHIVKYEDGSSEDLLLDREMIKFFVSREEMELSHLKICTNDVTVGVRDYDEMVVLAANLEDSQDFAPGDIIWAKLSGHAMWPAVIVDESVIGERKGLTNKVSGGRSILVQFFGTHDFARIKVKQATSFLNGLLAPSHLKCKQPRFEEGMHEAKIYLKEHRLPERMTQLQKGTDSEYSAKTNSTEEGSSNSAGDHMNDGEVWLRPTETVDFRYTIGDLLIINLGKIVTDSQFFKDENHIWPEGYTAMRKYTSLKDHSAYALYKMEVLRDAESKTRPLFRVTADSGEQFKGLTPSACWNKIYNRTRKVHSATDSPIFGDELNGSDMFGLSNPEVIKLVQQGLSKSRLSSNVSISKHSLGKRQDHLTGYRPVRVDWKDLDKCNVCHMDEEYENNLFLQCDKCRIMVHAGCYGEIEPCDGALWLCNLCRPGAPDIHPRCCLCPVVGGVMKPTTDGRWAHLACAIWIPETCLSDVKKMEPIDGVNKISKDRWKLMCTICAVSYGACIQCSNDSCRVAYHPLCARASGLCVELESEDKLFLLPKEDEEADQCIRMRSFCKRHRQTSTACLESKDMIKPTTHKNFDYLPPPNPSGCARTEPYNFLGRRGRKEPEVLAAASSKRLFVENQPYLVGGYSRNEVSTYECIRGLKVSQMNTPTNIVSMAEKYKYMKETYKKRLTFGKSGIHGFGIFGKLPHRAGDMVIEYTGELVRPSIADKRERLIYNSMVGAGTYMFRIDDERVIDATRAGSIAHLINHSCVPNCYSRVISVNGDEHIIIFAKRDIAKWEELTYDYRFLSVDERLSCSCGFPGCRGVVNDTVAEEQLSKIYVPRSDLIEWTG from the exons ATGGCTTGCGTTGCGGATGAATCCCAGATCGAAATCGACATCCACGGCCGCCACGTCGAAGCTCCGTCTCGCTACGTTTACTCCGTCGCCTCGTCGTCGTCGTCGTGCAATGTCGCCGTCGGTTCCCACAGTCTGATGTCCAAGAAGGTGAAGGCCCGTAAGCTTCCGATGGTTGAGCGATTCGATGTCGAAAGTAGCGGCGGCGTGAGCGATAACGGCGATTGTTGTCACCGCGATGATTACAAGCTGCTGCGTCCTGAGATTGTTCGCGTCTACTGTCGCCGCCGTAAGAGGTCGCCGCGGGAGTCTGGGGACGCTGAAAGTTTGAAGCTTGATGAGAGAAATCAGAAGAGAAGGAGAATTGGTGAGGATTCGAGTGGGCTAAGGAGTGGCTTGAGGGGTTGCAGTGGAGATAAGCAGAACGGGGCATCTAGAAGGAAGGGGAGCTCTGTTAAGAATCAGGACAAGGTGTCTATTGCTTCTGGTTCAACTAGGAGATGGCTCAG GTTGAGTTATGATGGTGTGGATCATAAAAGTTTCGTAGGGTTACAATGCAAG GTTTTTTGGCCGCTGGATGCTTCTTGGTATACAGGTTCTATCGTTGAATACAGTGTAGAGAGAAAGCGTCACATT GTTAAATACGAGGATGGATCTAGTGAGGATCTACTTCTTGATCGTGAAATGATCAAATTTTTCGTTTCTCGTGAAGAGATGGAGCTGTCACATCTGAAGATTTGTACGAATGATGTGACTGTTGGTGTCCGCGATTACGATGAGATGGTTGTATTGGCAGCTAATTTGGAGGATTCTCAAGATTTTGCGCCTGGAGACATTATATGGGCCAAACTTTCTG GTCATGCTATGTGGCCAGCAGTTATTGTGGACGAATCTGTTATTGGAGAGCGGAAAGGTCTAACCAACAAGGTATCTGGAGGAAGATCGATCTTGGTACAATTTTTTGGCACCCATGATTTTGCCAG AATAAAGGTAAAACAAGCAACCTCGTTTCTCAATGGGCTTCTCGCGCCATCTCATTTGAAGTGCAAACAACCTCGGTTTGAAGAGGGCATGCACGAAGCAAAAAT ATATCTGAAGGAACATAGGCTTCCAGAAAGGATGACTCAACTTCAAAAAGGAACTGATTCTGAGTATTCCGCAAAGACCAATAGTACAGAAGAGGGCAGCTCAAACTCGGCTGGTGATCACATGAATGATGGAGAAGTGTGGTTGAGACCAACAGAAACTGTAGATTTCCGGTATACAATAGGGGATCTGCTAATAATAAATCTTG GGAAAATTGTGACAGATTCTCAGTTTTTCAAGGATGAGAATCATATTTGGCCTGAAGGTTATACGGCTATGAGAAAGTACACATCCCTAAAAG ATCATAGCGCATATGCCTTGTACAAGATGGAAGTGCTCAGAGATGCCGAGTCGAAGACTCGCCCTCTGTTTAGAGTGACTGCAGATAGTGGAGAGCAA TTCAAAGGGCTTACTCCATCAGCGTGCTGGAATAAGATATATAACAGGACAAGAAAGGTTCATAGTGCTACTGATAGTCCTATTTTTGGGGATGAACTAAATGGATCAGACATGTTTGGTCTCTCCAACCCGGAAGTCATTAAACTTGTACAG CAGGGTTTATCAAAATCTAGACTATCGTCCAATGTTTCTATAAGCAAACATAGTTTGGGAAAGCGTCAAGATCATCTTACTGGTTATCGACCTGTTCGTGTTGACTGGAAAGATCTCGATAAGTGCAATGTCTGCCACATGGATGAG GAGTATGAAAACAATTTGTTCCTACAATGTGATAAATGTAGAATAATG GTCCATGCTGGATGCTATGGAGAGATAGAACCCTGTGATGGTGCTTTGTGGTTATGCAACTTATGCCGTCCTGGAGCTCCTGATATACATCCACGCTGTTGTCTTTGTCCTGTAGTAG GGGGTGTTATGAAGCCGACAACTGATGGGCGCTGGGCTCATCTAGCTTGTGCTATATGGATACCAG AAACGTGTCTATCTGATGTCAAGAAGATGGAACCGATTGATGGGGTGAATAAAATCAGTAAG GATCGCTGGAAACTAATGTGCACCATCTGTGCGGTATCTTATGGAGCTTGTATCCAA TGTTCAAACGATTCTTGTCGTGTGGCATATCATCCACTTTGCGCGCGAGCTTCTGGTCTATGTGTTGAG CTTGAGAGTGAGGATAAGCTTTTTCTTCTACCAAAGGAGGATGAAGAAGCAGATCAGTGTATCCGCATGCGCTCATTCTGCAAGAGGCATCGACAAACATCAACTGCCTGCCTAGAATCAAAAGACATGATCAAACCCACTACTCATAAAAATTTCGACTATCTCCCACCACCTAATCCATCTGGCTGTGCTCGTACTG AGCCTTATAATTTTCTTGGAAGAAGAGGGCGGAAGGAACCTGAAGTTCTTGCGGCTGCTTCTTCAAAGCGGTTATTTGTTGAGAATCAGCCATACCTTGTCGGTGGTTACTCTCGAAATGAGGTTTCAACCTATGAGTGCATTCGCGGATTAAAGGTGTCACAGATGAATACACCAACCAACATCGTTTCTATGGCTGAGAAATATAAATACATGAAGGAAACATACAAGAAGAGATTAACATTTG GGAAATCAGGAATTCATGGTTTCGGCATCTTTGGAAAGCTTCCGCACAGGGCTGGAGATATG GTGATTGAATACACGGGAGAACTTGTTAGACCTTCAATAGCTGACAAAAGAGAACGTCTTATCTACAATTCAATGGTG GGTGCGGGTACTTATATGTTTAGAATTGATGATGAGCGAGTCATAGATGCCACAAGGGCAGGAAGCATTGCCCACCTGATTAATCACTCCTGTGTG CCAAATTGCTACTCGAGAGTCATCAGTGTTAATGGAGATGAACACATAATCATCTTCGCAAAGAGGGATATAGCTAAATGGGAAGAGCTGACCTATGACTACAG GTTCTTGTCAGTCGATGAGCGGCTTTCATGTTCATGTGGCTTTCCAGGGTGTCGAGGTGTTGTTAATGATACAGTAGCTGAAGAACAACTGTCGAAGATCTATGTTCCTCGCTCTGATCTAATCGAGTGGACCGGATAA
- the LOC106337254 gene encoding histone-lysine N-methyltransferase ATX1 isoform X2, translating into MACVADESQIEIDIHGRHVEAPSRYVYSVASSSSSCNVAVGSHSLMSKKVKARKLPMVERFDVESSGGVSDNGDCCHRDDYKLLRPEIVRVYCRRRKRSPRESGDAESLKLDERNQKRRRIGEDSSGLRSGLRGCSGDKQNGASRRKGSSVKNQDKVSIASGSTRRWLRLSYDGVDHKSFVGLQCKVFWPLDASWYTGSIVEYSVERKRHIVKYEDGSSEDLLLDREMIKFFVSREEMELSHLKICTNDVTVGVRDYDEMVVLAANLEDSQDFAPGDIIWAKLSGHAMWPAVIVDESVIGERKGLTNKVSGGRSILVQFFGTHDFARIKVKQATSFLNGLLAPSHLKCKQPRFEEGMHEAKIYLKEHRLPERMTQLQKGTDSEYSAKTNSTEEGSSNSAGDHMNDGEVWLRPTETVDFRYTIGDLLIINLGKIVTDSQFFKDENHIWPEGYTAMRKYTSLKDHSAYALYKMEVLRDAESKTRPLFRVTADSGEQFKGLTPSACWNKIYNRTRKVHSATDSPIFGDELNGSDMFGLSNPEVIKLVQGLSKSRLSSNVSISKHSLGKRQDHLTGYRPVRVDWKDLDKCNVCHMDEEYENNLFLQCDKCRIMVHAGCYGEIEPCDGALWLCNLCRPGAPDIHPRCCLCPVVGGVMKPTTDGRWAHLACAIWIPETCLSDVKKMEPIDGVNKISKDRWKLMCTICAVSYGACIQCSNDSCRVAYHPLCARASGLCVELESEDKLFLLPKEDEEADQCIRMRSFCKRHRQTSTACLESKDMIKPTTHKNFDYLPPPNPSGCARTEPYNFLGRRGRKEPEVLAAASSKRLFVENQPYLVGGYSRNEVSTYECIRGLKVSQMNTPTNIVSMAEKYKYMKETYKKRLTFGKSGIHGFGIFGKLPHRAGDMVIEYTGELVRPSIADKRERLIYNSMVGAGTYMFRIDDERVIDATRAGSIAHLINHSCVPNCYSRVISVNGDEHIIIFAKRDIAKWEELTYDYRFLSVDERLSCSCGFPGCRGVVNDTVAEEQLSKIYVPRSDLIEWTG; encoded by the exons ATGGCTTGCGTTGCGGATGAATCCCAGATCGAAATCGACATCCACGGCCGCCACGTCGAAGCTCCGTCTCGCTACGTTTACTCCGTCGCCTCGTCGTCGTCGTCGTGCAATGTCGCCGTCGGTTCCCACAGTCTGATGTCCAAGAAGGTGAAGGCCCGTAAGCTTCCGATGGTTGAGCGATTCGATGTCGAAAGTAGCGGCGGCGTGAGCGATAACGGCGATTGTTGTCACCGCGATGATTACAAGCTGCTGCGTCCTGAGATTGTTCGCGTCTACTGTCGCCGCCGTAAGAGGTCGCCGCGGGAGTCTGGGGACGCTGAAAGTTTGAAGCTTGATGAGAGAAATCAGAAGAGAAGGAGAATTGGTGAGGATTCGAGTGGGCTAAGGAGTGGCTTGAGGGGTTGCAGTGGAGATAAGCAGAACGGGGCATCTAGAAGGAAGGGGAGCTCTGTTAAGAATCAGGACAAGGTGTCTATTGCTTCTGGTTCAACTAGGAGATGGCTCAG GTTGAGTTATGATGGTGTGGATCATAAAAGTTTCGTAGGGTTACAATGCAAG GTTTTTTGGCCGCTGGATGCTTCTTGGTATACAGGTTCTATCGTTGAATACAGTGTAGAGAGAAAGCGTCACATT GTTAAATACGAGGATGGATCTAGTGAGGATCTACTTCTTGATCGTGAAATGATCAAATTTTTCGTTTCTCGTGAAGAGATGGAGCTGTCACATCTGAAGATTTGTACGAATGATGTGACTGTTGGTGTCCGCGATTACGATGAGATGGTTGTATTGGCAGCTAATTTGGAGGATTCTCAAGATTTTGCGCCTGGAGACATTATATGGGCCAAACTTTCTG GTCATGCTATGTGGCCAGCAGTTATTGTGGACGAATCTGTTATTGGAGAGCGGAAAGGTCTAACCAACAAGGTATCTGGAGGAAGATCGATCTTGGTACAATTTTTTGGCACCCATGATTTTGCCAG AATAAAGGTAAAACAAGCAACCTCGTTTCTCAATGGGCTTCTCGCGCCATCTCATTTGAAGTGCAAACAACCTCGGTTTGAAGAGGGCATGCACGAAGCAAAAAT ATATCTGAAGGAACATAGGCTTCCAGAAAGGATGACTCAACTTCAAAAAGGAACTGATTCTGAGTATTCCGCAAAGACCAATAGTACAGAAGAGGGCAGCTCAAACTCGGCTGGTGATCACATGAATGATGGAGAAGTGTGGTTGAGACCAACAGAAACTGTAGATTTCCGGTATACAATAGGGGATCTGCTAATAATAAATCTTG GGAAAATTGTGACAGATTCTCAGTTTTTCAAGGATGAGAATCATATTTGGCCTGAAGGTTATACGGCTATGAGAAAGTACACATCCCTAAAAG ATCATAGCGCATATGCCTTGTACAAGATGGAAGTGCTCAGAGATGCCGAGTCGAAGACTCGCCCTCTGTTTAGAGTGACTGCAGATAGTGGAGAGCAA TTCAAAGGGCTTACTCCATCAGCGTGCTGGAATAAGATATATAACAGGACAAGAAAGGTTCATAGTGCTACTGATAGTCCTATTTTTGGGGATGAACTAAATGGATCAGACATGTTTGGTCTCTCCAACCCGGAAGTCATTAAACTTGTACAG GGTTTATCAAAATCTAGACTATCGTCCAATGTTTCTATAAGCAAACATAGTTTGGGAAAGCGTCAAGATCATCTTACTGGTTATCGACCTGTTCGTGTTGACTGGAAAGATCTCGATAAGTGCAATGTCTGCCACATGGATGAG GAGTATGAAAACAATTTGTTCCTACAATGTGATAAATGTAGAATAATG GTCCATGCTGGATGCTATGGAGAGATAGAACCCTGTGATGGTGCTTTGTGGTTATGCAACTTATGCCGTCCTGGAGCTCCTGATATACATCCACGCTGTTGTCTTTGTCCTGTAGTAG GGGGTGTTATGAAGCCGACAACTGATGGGCGCTGGGCTCATCTAGCTTGTGCTATATGGATACCAG AAACGTGTCTATCTGATGTCAAGAAGATGGAACCGATTGATGGGGTGAATAAAATCAGTAAG GATCGCTGGAAACTAATGTGCACCATCTGTGCGGTATCTTATGGAGCTTGTATCCAA TGTTCAAACGATTCTTGTCGTGTGGCATATCATCCACTTTGCGCGCGAGCTTCTGGTCTATGTGTTGAG CTTGAGAGTGAGGATAAGCTTTTTCTTCTACCAAAGGAGGATGAAGAAGCAGATCAGTGTATCCGCATGCGCTCATTCTGCAAGAGGCATCGACAAACATCAACTGCCTGCCTAGAATCAAAAGACATGATCAAACCCACTACTCATAAAAATTTCGACTATCTCCCACCACCTAATCCATCTGGCTGTGCTCGTACTG AGCCTTATAATTTTCTTGGAAGAAGAGGGCGGAAGGAACCTGAAGTTCTTGCGGCTGCTTCTTCAAAGCGGTTATTTGTTGAGAATCAGCCATACCTTGTCGGTGGTTACTCTCGAAATGAGGTTTCAACCTATGAGTGCATTCGCGGATTAAAGGTGTCACAGATGAATACACCAACCAACATCGTTTCTATGGCTGAGAAATATAAATACATGAAGGAAACATACAAGAAGAGATTAACATTTG GGAAATCAGGAATTCATGGTTTCGGCATCTTTGGAAAGCTTCCGCACAGGGCTGGAGATATG GTGATTGAATACACGGGAGAACTTGTTAGACCTTCAATAGCTGACAAAAGAGAACGTCTTATCTACAATTCAATGGTG GGTGCGGGTACTTATATGTTTAGAATTGATGATGAGCGAGTCATAGATGCCACAAGGGCAGGAAGCATTGCCCACCTGATTAATCACTCCTGTGTG CCAAATTGCTACTCGAGAGTCATCAGTGTTAATGGAGATGAACACATAATCATCTTCGCAAAGAGGGATATAGCTAAATGGGAAGAGCTGACCTATGACTACAG GTTCTTGTCAGTCGATGAGCGGCTTTCATGTTCATGTGGCTTTCCAGGGTGTCGAGGTGTTGTTAATGATACAGTAGCTGAAGAACAACTGTCGAAGATCTATGTTCCTCGCTCTGATCTAATCGAGTGGACCGGATAA
- the LOC106339267 gene encoding 40S ribosomal protein S3-2-like yields MATQISKKRKFVADGVFYAELNEVLTRELAEDGYSGVEVRVTPMRTEIIIRATRTQNVLGEKGRRIRELTSLVQKRFRFPQDSVELYAEKVANRGLCAIAQAESLRYKLLGGLAVRRACYGVLRFVMESGAKGCEVIVSGKLRAARAKSMKFKDGYMVSSGQPTKEYIDSAVRHVLLRQGVLGIKVKVMLDWDPKGVTGPKTPLPDVVIIHSPKEEEVNSAPAQVDAPAAFVPEAPLTTVDYPEMIPVA; encoded by the exons ATGGCGACTCAGATCAGCAAGAAGAGAAAG TTTGTAGCGGACGGTGTGTTCTACGCTGAACTGAATGAGGTTTTAACCAGAGAGCTAGCGGAGGATGGGTACTCAGGTGTAGAGGTTAGGGTTACTCCAATGAGGACTGAGATTATCATCAGAGCCACCCGCACTCAAAATGTTCTAG GTGAGAAGGGGAGGAGGATCAGGGAGCTGACATCACTTGTGCAGAAGAGATTTAGGTTTCCTCAAGACAGTGTTGAGCTTTACGCTGAGAAGGTCGCCAACAGAGGTCTTTGTGCCATTGCTCAGGCTGAGTCTCTCCGTTACAAGCTTCTCGGTGGTCTTGCTGTTCGCAG GGCTTGCTATGGTGTATTGAGATTCGTCATGGAGAGTGGAGCTAAGGGATGTGAG GTGATTGTAAGTGGGAAGCTCCGTGCTGCGCGTGCCAAGTCCATGAAATTCAAGGACGGTTACATGGTTTCCTCTGGTCAACCTACCAAGGAATACATCGACTCTGCTGTCAGACATGTTCTCCTTAGACAG GGTGTGCTCGGAATCAAGGTGAAGGTCATGCTTGACTGGGACCCTAAGGGAGTAACGGGACCAAAGACACCATTGCCTGATGTTGTCATCATCCATTCTCCCAAGGAAGAAGAAGTAAACTCTGCACCTGCTCAGGTTGATGCTCCGGCTGCTTTTGTACCCGAAGCTCCCCTCACAACCGTAGATTACCCTGAGATGATCCCTGTCGCCTAG